A region of Candidatus Eisenbacteria bacterium DNA encodes the following proteins:
- a CDS encoding GNAT family N-acetyltransferase, producing the protein MSSEVASPRGTRRMWSRVEAPARGERGRTLSFPDELRPPPHGAGAPIVVIAMERCPEELWERLCRADPTCTFYQTPAWHRIAARHYRTESAPLLFRPGRATVCLPLQRKRVWGVERYFSPFGTYTAPICASKLGQEEIASIVGELARLNLHLVSSPFTQNPIVVGEPTISTVQVIDLESLDPENPMRDWDEGQRRRVRVARRNGVVVRTAETRAEWDRYYELYRLSLERWGGRATVAYPRALFDDIRASLSDQPCVRLWVAEHGGEIGAGYLAFYHNQHVVPWHGAADARFFQLGVTQLLFLAQITDALRRGYSVFDLTGSSGLPGVESFKSRFGTRTVEFASSVQWTGPLGVLARCRDWARARLRRPSSVSRCLGLSLTSALVAIPTWKAGGL; encoded by the coding sequence ATGTCTTCGGAAGTGGCATCGCCTCGTGGGACCAGACGAATGTGGTCGCGGGTCGAGGCACCGGCGCGAGGCGAGCGGGGGCGTACGCTGTCGTTCCCGGATGAGCTTCGGCCGCCTCCGCACGGCGCGGGCGCGCCCATCGTGGTGATCGCCATGGAGCGCTGCCCAGAGGAACTGTGGGAGCGCCTCTGCCGGGCCGACCCTACGTGCACCTTCTACCAGACTCCGGCCTGGCACCGGATCGCGGCGCGGCACTACCGGACTGAAAGCGCTCCGTTGCTCTTCCGGCCTGGCCGGGCGACCGTCTGCTTGCCCCTGCAGAGGAAACGTGTATGGGGCGTGGAGCGCTACTTCAGTCCCTTCGGCACCTATACGGCGCCGATCTGCGCGAGCAAGCTCGGGCAGGAGGAGATCGCCTCCATCGTCGGGGAGCTCGCGAGGCTCAACCTGCATCTGGTCTCTTCCCCCTTCACCCAGAACCCCATCGTGGTGGGCGAACCGACTATCTCGACGGTGCAGGTCATCGACCTCGAGTCCCTCGACCCGGAAAACCCGATGCGCGACTGGGACGAGGGCCAGCGTCGCCGCGTCCGCGTAGCGCGGCGGAACGGCGTGGTCGTGCGTACCGCCGAAACCCGGGCGGAATGGGATCGGTATTACGAGCTGTACCGGCTCTCGCTGGAACGGTGGGGTGGCCGGGCAACCGTCGCCTATCCCCGGGCGCTGTTCGATGACATCCGCGCATCGCTTTCAGACCAGCCGTGCGTCCGGCTCTGGGTGGCCGAGCACGGGGGCGAAATCGGCGCCGGTTATCTCGCGTTCTACCACAACCAGCACGTGGTGCCCTGGCATGGCGCGGCCGACGCGCGTTTCTTCCAGCTCGGCGTGACGCAGCTCCTGTTCCTGGCCCAGATCACCGACGCGCTGCGGCGCGGGTACTCGGTGTTCGACCTCACGGGCAGCAGCGGTCTGCCCGGGGTCGAGTCCTTCAAGAGCCGGTTTGGCACGAGAACCGTCGAATTCGCCTCATCCGTGCAATGGACGGGTCCGCTGGGCGTCCTGGCACGATGCCGCGACTGGGCGCGCGCCCGGCTTCGCCGCCCCAGCTCGGTGTCACGTTGCCTGGGCCTGAGCCTCACTTCCGCACTCGTGGCGATCCCAACCTGGAAGGCCGGAGGCCTC